A part of Diceros bicornis minor isolate mBicDic1 chromosome 10, mDicBic1.mat.cur, whole genome shotgun sequence genomic DNA contains:
- the NIFK gene encoding MKI67 FHA domain-interacting nucleolar phosphoprotein isoform X1, with the protein MAVFAGPAKTLLSLNPQEDAKFQKEVAQVRRRATQRQEKKKLTPGVIYVGHLPPALYETQIRAYFSQFGTVTRLRLSRSKRTGNSKGYAFLEFESEDVAKIVAETMNNYLFGERLLKCHIIPPEKVHAELFREWHAPFKNPSYPAVKRYNQNRTLLQKLRMEERFKKKEKLLRKRLAKKGIDYNFPSLILHKKEKNAPNSDLRKSAKRQKKKKEVVITPNTPEKTVDSQGPTPVCTPTFLEKRKSEVAAMKDNDKDDEIVFKQPISGVKEETQETKTPARSRRKRRRKSNQ; encoded by the exons ATGGCGGTCTTTGCGGGCCCCGCCAAGACTCTCCTGTCCCTGAACCCACAGGAGGACGCCAAGTTTCAGAAGGAGGTGGCGCAGGTTCGCCGGCGCGCCACCCAG cgacaggagaaaaaaaaactcaCTCCTGGAGTAATCTATGTGGGCCACCTACCTCCAGCGCTTTACGAAACCCAGATCCGAGCATATTTCTCGCAGTTTGGCACTGTTACAAGACTTAGACTGTCCAGAAGTAAAAGG ACTGGAAACAGCAAAGGCTATGCCTTCCTGGAGTTTGAGTCTGAAGATGTTGCCAAAATAGTTGCTGAAACAATGAACAACTACCTTTTTGGTGAAAGACTCTTGAAGT GTCATATTATACCGCCTGAAAAAGTACATGCAGAACTTTTTAGAGAGTGGCATGCTCCATTTAAAAATCCGTCATATCCAGCAGTGAAACGATATAATCAGAATCGGACACTTCTTCAAAAGCTACGGATGGAGGAgcgatttaaaaagaaagaaaaattactcaGGAAGAGATTAGCTAAAAAAGGAATTGATTATAATTTTCCTTCATTG AttttacataaaaaagaaaaaaatgctccaaACAGTGATCTTCGGAAATCTGCAAAGAGAcag aagaagaaaaaagaggttGTGATTACTCCTAACACTCCTGAGAAGACAGTGGATAGCCAG GGCCCCACTCCAGTTTGTACACCAACGTTTTTGGAGAAACGAAAATCTGAAGTGGCTGCAATGAAGGATAATGATAAAGATGATGAAATAGTTTTCAAACAGCCCATATCCGGTGTAAAAGAAGAAACACAAGAGACTAAAACACCTGCCCGTTCAAGGAGAAAAAGACGAAGAAAAAGCAATCAGTGA
- the NIFK gene encoding MKI67 FHA domain-interacting nucleolar phosphoprotein isoform X2 produces MAVFAGPAKTLLSLNPQEDAKFQKEVAQVRRRATQRQEKKKLTPGVIYVGHLPPALYETQIRAYFSQFGTVTRLRLSRSKRTGNSKGYAFLEFESEDVAKIVAETMNNYLFGERLLKCHIIPPEKVHAELFREWHAPFKNPSYPAVKRYNQNRTLLQKLRMEERFKKKEKLLRKRLAKKGIDYNFPSLILHKKEKNAPNSDLRKSAKRQKKKEVVITPNTPEKTVDSQGPTPVCTPTFLEKRKSEVAAMKDNDKDDEIVFKQPISGVKEETQETKTPARSRRKRRRKSNQ; encoded by the exons ATGGCGGTCTTTGCGGGCCCCGCCAAGACTCTCCTGTCCCTGAACCCACAGGAGGACGCCAAGTTTCAGAAGGAGGTGGCGCAGGTTCGCCGGCGCGCCACCCAG cgacaggagaaaaaaaaactcaCTCCTGGAGTAATCTATGTGGGCCACCTACCTCCAGCGCTTTACGAAACCCAGATCCGAGCATATTTCTCGCAGTTTGGCACTGTTACAAGACTTAGACTGTCCAGAAGTAAAAGG ACTGGAAACAGCAAAGGCTATGCCTTCCTGGAGTTTGAGTCTGAAGATGTTGCCAAAATAGTTGCTGAAACAATGAACAACTACCTTTTTGGTGAAAGACTCTTGAAGT GTCATATTATACCGCCTGAAAAAGTACATGCAGAACTTTTTAGAGAGTGGCATGCTCCATTTAAAAATCCGTCATATCCAGCAGTGAAACGATATAATCAGAATCGGACACTTCTTCAAAAGCTACGGATGGAGGAgcgatttaaaaagaaagaaaaattactcaGGAAGAGATTAGCTAAAAAAGGAATTGATTATAATTTTCCTTCATTG AttttacataaaaaagaaaaaaatgctccaaACAGTGATCTTCGGAAATCTGCAAAGAGAcag aagaaaaaagaggttGTGATTACTCCTAACACTCCTGAGAAGACAGTGGATAGCCAG GGCCCCACTCCAGTTTGTACACCAACGTTTTTGGAGAAACGAAAATCTGAAGTGGCTGCAATGAAGGATAATGATAAAGATGATGAAATAGTTTTCAAACAGCCCATATCCGGTGTAAAAGAAGAAACACAAGAGACTAAAACACCTGCCCGTTCAAGGAGAAAAAGACGAAGAAAAAGCAATCAGTGA